One stretch of Candidatus Sulfotelmatobacter sp. DNA includes these proteins:
- a CDS encoding FkbM family methyltransferase, with amino-acid sequence MSFEHSIALAVRNPTTFARKCLARATAFAPGFPRRLWLHLGDVRFECDFALGPKVRDMCFGAYEPEEVEVFRSVLRRGDVVVDAGANIGYFTAVAASLVGAEGEVHAFEPVPGYFARLEALRAANPRHRILANPVALGASEGRAEIRVSGTGNLGWNTLVPELMSRESAVSVHEVRVRRLDAYLEEHGIERLALLKVDVEGFELALLRGFSGWLERHSARPVILCEVAPGAYPPQGARVGELFELLARFGYQASTATVDGQPLGPNDLRETTNVLFRAGPRLAV; translated from the coding sequence ATGAGCTTCGAACACTCGATCGCACTGGCAGTTCGTAATCCGACAACCTTCGCGCGCAAGTGCCTGGCGCGCGCGACGGCGTTCGCGCCCGGCTTCCCGCGCCGGTTGTGGCTCCACCTCGGCGACGTGCGCTTCGAGTGCGACTTCGCGCTCGGGCCGAAAGTGCGCGACATGTGCTTCGGCGCCTACGAGCCCGAAGAGGTCGAGGTGTTTCGAAGCGTGCTCCGGCGCGGCGACGTGGTGGTGGATGCCGGCGCCAACATCGGCTACTTCACCGCGGTGGCGGCGAGCCTGGTGGGCGCCGAAGGTGAAGTGCACGCGTTCGAACCGGTGCCGGGCTACTTCGCGCGACTCGAGGCGCTGCGCGCCGCGAATCCCCGGCATCGCATTCTCGCGAACCCGGTGGCGCTCGGCGCGAGCGAGGGCCGGGCCGAGATCCGCGTCTCGGGCACGGGCAATCTCGGCTGGAACACGCTGGTGCCCGAGCTGATGTCGCGCGAGTCGGCGGTGTCGGTACACGAGGTGCGCGTGCGGCGTCTCGACGCGTATCTCGAAGAGCACGGGATCGAACGCCTCGCGCTGCTCAAGGTCGACGTCGAGGGCTTCGAACTGGCGCTGCTGCGCGGATTCTCGGGCTGGCTCGAGCGGCATTCTGCTCGCCCGGTCATCCTCTGCGAGGTGGCGCCCGGCGCCTATCCGCCGCAGGGCGCGCGCGTCGGGGAACTGTTCGAGCTGCTGGCGCGCTTCGGCTACCAGGCGAGCACGGCGACGGTCGACGGCCAGCCGCTCGGGCCGAACGACCTGCGCGAGACCACCAACGTGTTGTTCCGCGCGGGCCCCAGGTTGGCGGTATAG
- a CDS encoding redoxin domain-containing protein: MHRRMVYTRLILSTTALLTFTSHTSFAQAPAPAASAEPVTAPDFAFASTPYGWRHLHDLCKAGPVLLVFGADDAALATIQKQRERWEALSIEPVVVLGASDGANWQTLERLGLTYSLLSDPSGYVALQFGISSADQKAAPAWCLVDQRLRIRHLEPGDPSAQELEGLATLLGEDSPVAAARDGSR, translated from the coding sequence ATGCACCGCCGCATGGTTTACACGCGCCTGATCCTCTCCACCACCGCACTCCTCACGTTCACTTCCCACACCTCGTTCGCGCAGGCCCCCGCGCCAGCGGCATCAGCGGAGCCGGTGACCGCCCCGGATTTCGCGTTCGCCTCGACTCCGTACGGCTGGCGCCATCTCCACGACCTGTGCAAGGCCGGCCCGGTGCTGCTGGTGTTCGGCGCCGATGACGCGGCGCTCGCGACGATCCAGAAGCAGCGCGAACGCTGGGAGGCGCTGTCGATCGAGCCGGTGGTGGTGCTGGGCGCGAGCGACGGGGCCAACTGGCAGACGCTCGAGCGGCTCGGCCTCACCTACAGTCTGCTCTCCGACCCGAGCGGCTACGTCGCCTTGCAGTTCGGCATCTCGAGCGCGGACCAGAAGGCGGCGCCCGCCTGGTGCCTGGTGGACCAGCGCCTGCGCATCCGCCATCTCGAGCCGGGCGATCCGAGCGCCCAGGAACTCGAGGGGCTTGCCACGCTGCTCGGCGAAGACAGCCCCGTGGCGGCTGCCCGCGACGGTTCGCGCTGA
- a CDS encoding MgtC/SapB family protein codes for MPYTELFLRIVVGALLGGVIGLERDRRGRPAGLRTHMLVALAAATYMVVSTQFIEHQKYGAAEHVEVDVSRIAASIVTGIGFLGGGAIMRTGLNVLGLTTAAGIWLVGAIGMASGGGMYATAVYVTVLGLIALTVLRRFEDKDDHLDVRRVLVTLRATPSLDEVISRLSSLSVQTSVLQSERLLTEDRLVATLEVRAPRAITQGQLLDLVSPSAGLERAKVERAEG; via the coding sequence ATGCCGTACACCGAGCTGTTCCTTCGCATCGTCGTCGGAGCCCTCCTCGGCGGCGTGATCGGTCTCGAGCGCGATCGGCGCGGGCGCCCGGCCGGGCTGCGCACCCACATGCTGGTGGCGCTGGCCGCCGCCACCTATATGGTGGTCTCCACTCAGTTCATCGAACACCAGAAGTACGGAGCCGCCGAGCACGTCGAGGTCGACGTCTCGAGAATCGCGGCCTCGATCGTGACCGGCATCGGCTTCCTGGGCGGTGGCGCCATCATGCGCACCGGACTCAACGTCCTCGGGCTCACCACCGCCGCGGGGATCTGGCTGGTCGGTGCGATCGGCATGGCCTCGGGTGGCGGCATGTACGCCACTGCGGTCTACGTCACCGTGCTGGGCCTCATCGCGCTCACCGTGCTGCGGCGGTTCGAGGACAAGGACGACCATCTTGACGTGCGCCGGGTCCTGGTGACGCTTCGTGCCACGCCGTCGCTCGACGAAGTGATCTCGCGACTCTCGTCACTTTCCGTACAGACCAGTGTTCTGCAGAGCGAGCGACTCCTCACCGAGGATCGGCTCGTGGCGACGCTCGAGGTCCGCGCCCCCCGAGCGATCACTCAGGGCCAGCTGCTCGACCTGGTCTCACCCTCGGCCGGGCTCGAGCGAGCAAAGGTCGAGCGCGCCGAGGGTTGA